In Plasmodium relictum strain SGS1 genome assembly, chromosome: 4, a single window of DNA contains:
- a CDS encoding multidrug efflux pump, putative, which yields MESSNFWNILDKNDCYYLMEYSDFESINSKNVYYNNRRFHLNYKSGECVNVNNINNNNLRNLKSFINFSNSNKMEKINSEQEKDLKCSTEKSIYSNIFNMKYKYKKNKESSNFNLLNLLQKLKNFHIPFLYNDFYVFSNYKSKDNFIYKKCHAKSDYLEKKEIFKNNDVDIITSSNKHLNKLKQFSNNLISNYLTVNSFLSSYTSTFNSSSSSTSTSTSTPTSNYSSSSLSSSFEYTSYKSAHTNMQKKGEMKFFNLLSFKDSNKESSIDNTYDEYYRRNKKSNYLLPKKEKKRKERKRKEEKKKINFFYEILKTIKKLCNEIFIRSFQTMISYFITTSFFIILNLYVSNTCDYYEIAGFGVAISVYTVLSSVIDGLSNSLDFFCSHSIGIGNADFSWLILNCTYFMFFFFCFFVFFFFFLLKFFMYIILRYIFCNLKNEYIIMLKAFISTLQILLISFLPLFLYESTRRFLILHNNIYPSLLTSIFSFFLLNLFCYLFVFKFHLKYIGASLSFLLVSIINFLFILFFLKLYIEKCKCFAKNVHLFESKEDKREKHILFINNDNYNYENEVPHLEENAVNEKQLKVMEEQLDGVKKERYGYKEWECGDTIVYDEEYIKSDDNNNIFSKSDDCERKSYSDKNTFIHIKNPSIYNLYFLFCHIPSDEVIKFFLKITKVNIKNVFFEVLAFELQLFESTYLCLTSTATFVQITNFLNLVYYVSNSYGIVLSKITGIYISSNQNKKKKRKFSEIVLAFFLLLFFLYFCLIIMYIYHKNIILFFYSDINLQNKLMEIFPLLIVELLFEALCSLLNSIIKGIGLQHKISFFTFFNFMFLMHLLGLILAFYVNLDLYGFIYSNLISMIIQVIFLVSFLGITIWKRHIFS from the coding sequence atggAATCATCCAACTTTTGGAAtatattagataaaaatgattGTTATTATTTGATGGAGTATTCTGATTTTGAAAGtataaattcaaaaaatgtatactataataatagaagatttcatttaaattataagaGTGGTGAATGTgtaaatgtaaataatataaataataataacctTAGAAATTTGAaatcatttattaatttttcaaatagTAACAAAATGGAAAAGATAAATTCAGAACAGgaaaaagatttaaaatGCTCTACTGAGAAATCAATTTATAGtaacatttttaatatgaaatataaatataaaaaaaataaagagagttcaaattttaatttattaaatttgttacaaaaattaaaaaattttcatataccatttttatataatgattTCTATGTATTTTCAAATTATAAGAGtaaagataattttatttataagaaATGTCATGCAAAGAGTgattatttagaaaaaaaagaaatttttaagaataacGATGTGGATATAATAACAAGCAGTAATaaacatttaaataaattaaaacaattttCGAATAATTTGATTTCAAATTATTTAACAGTAAATTCTTTTCTATCCTCATACACATCTActtttaattcttcttcttcttctacTTCTACTTCTACTTCTACTCCTACTTCTAACtattcttcttcatctttaTCTTCATCTTTTGAATACACTTCTTATAAAAGTGCTCATACTAACATGCAAAAGAAAGGtgaaatgaaattttttaatttattatcatttaaagaTTCCAATAAAGAATCGTCTATTGATAATACATATGATGAATATTATAGGCGGAATAAGAAAAGTAATTATTTGTTAccaaaaaaagagaaaaagagaaaagaaaggaaaaggaaagaagaaaaaaaaaaaattaattttttttatgaaattttaaaaacaattAAGAAATTATGTAACGAGATATTTATTAGATCATTTCAAACAAtgatttcttattttattactacttctttttttattattttgaatttATATGTATCAAATACTTGTGATTATTATGAAATAGCAGGATTTGGTGTTGCCATTAGTGTTTATACAGTTTTATCTTCAGTGATTGACGGTTTATCAAACAGTTTAGATTTCTTTTGCAGTCATTCAATTGGAATTGGTAATGCTGATTTTTCTTGGCTAATTTTAAATTGTAcatattttatgtttttctttttttgtttttttgtctttttttttttctttttattaaaattttttatgtatattattttaaggtatattttttgtaatctaaaaaatgaatatataattatgctTAAGGCTTTTATTTCAACTCTTCAAATTTTGTTGATTTCTTTTTTGCCACTTTTCTTATATGAAAGTACCAGAAGGTTTTTAATATtgcataataatatatatccTAGTCTATTAacatctattttttctttttttttattaaatttattttgttatcTTTTCGTATTTAAATTTCACCTGAAATATATTGGAGCATCTTTATCTTTTCTATTAGTtagtattattaattttctttttattttatttttcttgaAACTATACATTGAAAAATGCAAATGTTTTGCAAAAAATGTACATTTATTTGAAAGTAAGGAagataaaagagaaaaacacattttatttataaataatgataattacAATTATGAAAATGAGGTGCCACATTTAGAAGAGAATGCTGTTAATGAAAAACAATTAAAAGTAATGGAAGAACAATTAGATGGAGTAAAAAAAGAGAGGTATGGATATAAAGAATGGGAGTGTGGAGATACAATTGTGTATGATGAAGAATACATAAAATcagatgataataataatatattttcaaaaagtGATGATTGTGAAAGGAAATCATATAGtgataaaaatacatttatacatataaagaATCCAAGTATTTATaacttatattttcttttttgccATATTCCCTCTGATGaagttataaaattttttttaaaaattacaaaagtaaatataaaaaatgtattttttgaAGTATTAGCTTTTGAGTTGCAATTATTCGAATCTACATATTTGTGTTTAACTTCAACAGCGACTTTTGTACAAATAActaactttttaaatttagttTATTATGTATCTAATTCATATGGTATAGTATTATCTAAAATCACaggaatatatataagttcaaaccaaaacaaaaaaaagaaaagaaaattttcagAAATTGTATTagctttttttcttttgttattttttctttatttctgtttaattattatgtacatatatcataaaaatattatacttttcttttataGTGATATAAATTTACAGAATAAGTTAATGGAAATATTTCCATTATTAATAGTTGAATTGTTATTTGAGGCATTATGTTCTTTATTAAATAGTATTATAAAAGGAATTGGATTACAacataaaatttctttttttactttttttaattttatgtttttgaTGCACCTTCTTGG
- a CDS encoding SRR1-like protein: MENWVLVQNKYKLKKKKKKNKKIEEFYIDKEERKDLNYNIEKYKESQHNEKKRTESIYNEIKKVISYLEKSIFFKNFQKKFNEINRNNINTGIICLGLGSLIDINPNNKKSCIYQLSFILLLKKIYNISNIYIYDPKITKIDKNVYDLFNIEILICLEKNNMRHQNKENKDKEKTIQENNNDEKNIQTIRITNKNENFLLYMPHCDISLYGEILYYIFMYEKLIYLNAHFFIHLENIIFLGNSFEYYKDHIYLYKPFGLSSDIIQTLCEYEKHLNIKTNEIILNKLKNNFKEAHFIFYILNFSQEIKFPIFSEYISAFNDLSITTFNKIQNKLIFWSDIYKNLIYQ, encoded by the coding sequence atggaaAATTGGGTTCTTgtacaaaataaatataaattaaaaaaaaaaaagaagaaaaataaaaaaatagaagaattttatattgacaaagaagaaagaaaagacttgaattataatatagaaaaatataaagaaagtcaacataatgaaaaaaaacgTACAGAAAGTATCtacaatgaaataaaaaaagttatatcatatttagaaaaaagcattttttttaaaaatttccaaaaaaaatttaatgagataaatagaaataatattaacaCTGGAATAATTTGTTTAGGTTTAGGTTCTTTAATAGATATAAAtcctaataataaaaaatcatgTATTTATCAGTTGagttttatattattattaaaaaaaatatataacatttctaatatatacatttatgaTCCTAAAATTActaaaatagataaaaatgtatatgatttatttaaCATAGAAATACTAATTTGtcttgaaaaaaataatatgagacatcaaaataaggaaaataaagataaagaGAAAACAAttcaagaaaataataacgatgaaaaaaatattcaaacgATTAgaattacaaataaaaatgaaaattttttattatatatgccTCATTGTGATATTAGTTTATATGgagaaattttatattacatttttatgtatgaaaaattaatatatttaaatgctcatttttttattcatttagaaaacattatttttcttGGTAATAGTTTTGAATATTATAAAgatcatatttatttatataagcCATTTGGATTATCCTCTGATATTATTCAGACTCTATGTGAATATGAAaaacatttaaatattaaaactaatgaaataattttaaataaactaaagaataattttaaagaagctcattttatattttatattctaaACTTTTCACAAGAAATTAAGTTTCCAATATTTTCTGAATATATCTCTGCTTTTAATGATTTATCTATTAcaacatttaataaaatacaaaataaattaattttttggtcagatatttataaaaacttGATTTAtcaataa
- the SPATR gene encoding secreted protein with altered thrombospondin repeat domain, putative, which produces MKKGFFLFFSTFFYFLQNISLELNRKSSKNSSIDINGGNEKKKNNGINFDPEIEGNTCIIFSAREGDLKHCWCPRGYIMCNEEDVLDIQTKLNQIESKNQRNRVTPKWMKILCDNSKDKGFKNMSVVIDYELAVICKNKSDEENPDFEIIGASGYVSKEEIIEREKESSIYVPRKCTVNHFYLCRKVENDNVNCKYTEWSDWSECTDKIQRRSRKVVRSNQNNNNFCLWNNKIIPRNIIEETQPCE; this is translated from the exons ATGAAAAAGggtttttttttgtttttttcaacttttttttattttttacaaaatattaGTTTGGAATTGAATAGGAAATCATCAAAAAATAGTTCCATTGATATTAATGGtggaaatgaaaaaaaaaaaaataatggtATTAACTTCGATCCTGAAATTGAAGGAAATACatgtataatattttcaGCAAGAGAAGGAGATTTAAAACA tTGCTGGTGTCCAAGAGGATATATAATGTGTAATGAAGAAGATGTTCTAGATATACAAACAAAACTAAATCAAATAGAAAGTAAAAATCAAAGAAATAGAGTAACACCTAAATGgatgaaaatattatgtGATAATTCAAAAGACAAAggatttaaaaatatgtctGTTGTAATTGATTATGAATTAGCTgttatatgtaaaaataaatctgATGAAGAAAATCCTGATTTTGAAATTATAGGTGCATCTGGTTATGTTtcaaaagaagaaattatCGAAAGAGAAAAAGAGAGTTCTATATATGTTCCACGTAAATGTACagtaaatcatttttatttatgtagAAAAGTAGAAAATGATAATGTTAATTGTAAATATACGGAATGGTCTGATTGGAGCGAGTGTACAGATAAAATACAAAGAAGAAGTAGAAAAGTTGTAAGATCTAATCAgaacaataataatttttgcttatggaataataaaataataccaAGAAATATAATTGAAGAAACCCAACCGTGtgaataa